The Tenrec ecaudatus isolate mTenEca1 chromosome 7, mTenEca1.hap1, whole genome shotgun sequence genome window below encodes:
- the LOC142452737 gene encoding translation machinery-associated protein 7-like, producing MSGREGGKKKPLKQPKKQNKEMDEEEKAFKQKQKEQKKLEELKAKATGKGPLARGGIKKSGKK from the coding sequence ATGTCGGGCCGCGAAGGTGGCAAGAAGAAGCCCCTGAAACAACccaagaagcagaacaaggaGATGGACGAAGAAGAGAAGGCTTtcaagcagaaacagaaagaacaaaagaaactggAGGAGCTAAAGGCGAAGGCCACGGGGAAGGGGCCCCTGGCCAGAGGTGGAATTAAGAAATCTGGCAAAAAGTGA